The DNA region aggccctccatCAACTAACAACCNNNNNNNNNNATGGCCCATAGACAAGCTCATAAGCTAGTTCAATGGGGGTCAgccctcaattgaggttccctcttccctgttgtgtcaagctgacagctgATGCTAGGACATAGGCATAGACATGACCACTGTATACTATATAATGTATGACCTGAGGGATAGTAGTTAAGTAGTTAAGATAAAAGAACCTTTGTTTGAGTTGgtggtagctcagttggtagagtgcttggccGGCTTGCAGGAAGCTCCATCCTTAGCGCCCAGCAGCACCAGGTGTGATAACACACTGCTCAGGAGGCTGTGTAAACTAAGCTAACTATGAATTTATTGTGACTCAGTAAGTCCTGTAATTGTGAAATGACACAATGTGTTCTCTTCTGTAGGGTGCTCAAAAGAAAGGTTTAATTTACTGGGGTGCTGGGGACCAGAAGAATTCACGCTGTTCAGGTTAAACATCTCAAATCGCCTAGCACCCTCGACCGAAAAGTATTCTTGCGGCTCCTTACACGAGGCGCAGGCGCAGAGCGTTGCATAGCAAGGGCATTCAAGCCCAAAGACAAGGGACAGAAACCCTGGGCAGCTTCACCTCGCAGGCTTTTTCTCTGTGTAAGGCTAGTCTACGCTAGGGAGCGCTCCGGCACAGAGCAGAGCAAGCCTGGGGTCGGCTGTACAGTGGACCGGGCTAGTCAAGGGAGCTGAGGGACTGCGCCACTGCGCAGGCGCACGTTCCGTTTTCAAGCCGGTGCGCAAACGCTGAGTGCACTGCAAGTGTGCGCATGTGCAAGGTTGAGTCGCGATGGCAGGTGTCCGGGTCGGACCGCTACAGGGGATGGTGCGGTTTGTGCTACTGGTGCTTACTGTGTGCGCTGCGGGTGCCCGTGGGCTGTATTTCCACATCGGCGAGACTGAGAAGCGCTGCTTCATCGAGGAAATACCCGACGAGACCATGGTCATCGGTCAGGGGGCTGAgggtggagaggccctttgtTTTCGCCTGGCCCTTGGAAGCACCCCTCCTTCCCTGTCGGCTCGACCCCATCCTGAGGGTGCCTTGAAGGCACCAGGTCCCCTGCACAGCGCCCTAGGGCCACTTGTTGAGGTCTAGGTTGTGACTGTGTGTCTACCCTGCAGGCAACTATCGAACTCAGATGTGGGACAAGCAGAAAGAGGTCTTCCTGCCATCGACCCCGGGCCTGGGCATGCATGTAGAGGTGAAAGACCCGGATAGCAAGGTAAGCCCCCACCGCTTCACTGAAAAGGCTCTAGCTGGCGTCAGCTATCCGTTAATGTCTTTATGGGATGTAAAGTACTGCCGTGGTCCTGAGAAAAAGTCCCCAAGTACCAGATCTTGCATTTTGAGAGATCGTTGTAAAGTTGGGGCTTGATGCATATTGCAGGTAGTACTGTCCCGGCAATACGGCTCTGAGGGCCGATTCACGTTCACTTCCCACACACCCGGTGACCATCAGATTTGTCTGCACTCCAACTCCACCAGGATGGCTCTTTTTGCAGGAGGCAAACTGGTAAGAGGCTCAGCCTTAAAAGTTTCTCACTTGATACCAAAGTTGATTTAttgctgtcttttattttttcttttaattttgccttTTGAGGGGAGCAAGTGGGTACAGTTAGAACTGGAGGCTTGCCCTTCTTCCTCATTCAGCCGGAGATAAGAGTCGGAGTCCACAGCAGTAACAGACGGCGGGTGGCACCCCCTCATTGACTCGTGTTTCCTTGTAGCGTGTACACTTGGACATCCAGGTTGGGGAGCATGCCAACAACTACCCCGAGATCGCTGCTAAGGATAAGTTGACAGAGCTACAGCTTCGTGCCCGCCAGTTGCTTGATCAGGTGGAACAGATCCAGAAGGAGCAGGATTATCAGAGGGTAAGGGACTTGCACTTAGAGGCTGTAATTGACCTTTAAACTCACTGTGCAACGTGTCTGCTGGGGCCTTCTCTACTCAGGAATGATGTGGAAGTTACCAGTCTACATAGGtgaggtttggttttggttttctttcctttctttctgtgtatgtctacAGTGCCAGGATTGAAtgttaggcaagctctctaccattgagccacactttcagtcatgtgtatgtgtgtgtatgtgtgtgtctgtattttatacacatatataaaattagttATATTATGtggttatatgttatatataaatacatatatatgtatatatgttctaaGAGTCTACACCACTCAATATTTCCAGGTGGTCTTCCATCTAAGTACTAACCAGTCCTGgctctgcttagcttctgagatcagatcTCAAGTGTTTGGGATGGTGTGGCTGTAAACcgtttaatatttttttctgtttgttatgaaatatatataaaacttaacaTCTTAACTGTTTGTAAGTGTACAGAGCTGTGGCATCCCGTAGCAACCATCACTGCCGTCTACCTGCATAACTTTGACCTTCCCAGAGACTCTGACCCCGTTAACCTCTCCTCTTCCCTAGCTGAGGTTTGGATGTTTCCTCTTTGATCCTGATTAGTCAACACTGACTCCCTGCTTCCCATTCAGCTGCAGTTCTACTTTTTGCCTATGGTCTTGATCACTAACTCAGTTACGTGGAATCCTTTTTGTGTCTGTCTTAGTTCATTTAGCACAGCGTGCCCAGGGTTTATCTGCCTTGTAGTTTGTCAGAActcctgttttttaaatttatttatttttgcagtgcTAGAAATTTAATCTAGGTCACCACACATGCTGGATGAGGGCTCTGATCGCCTTCATGCCGTACCTCTTTAAACATGTCTTCTTATCAAGTATTTGTGTCTATGTATaggttttt from Mastomys coucha isolate ucsf_1 unplaced genomic scaffold, UCSF_Mcou_1 pScaffold22, whole genome shotgun sequence includes:
- the Tmed4 gene encoding transmembrane emp24 domain-containing protein 4 isoform X1 produces the protein MAGVRVGPLQGMVRFVLLVLTVCAAGARGLYFHIGETEKRCFIEEIPDETMVIGNYRTQMWDKQKEVFLPSTPGLGMHVEVKDPDSKVVLSRQYGSEGRFTFTSHTPGDHQICLHSNSTRMALFAGGKLRVHLDIQVGEHANNYPEIAAKDKLTELQLRARQLLDQVEQIQKEQDYQRYREERFRLTSESTNQRVLWWSIAQTVILILTGIWQMRHLKSFFEAKKLV
- the Tmed4 gene encoding transmembrane emp24 domain-containing protein 4 isoform X2; translation: MWDKQKEVFLPSTPGLGMHVEVKDPDSKVVLSRQYGSEGRFTFTSHTPGDHQICLHSNSTRMALFAGGKLRVHLDIQVGEHANNYPEIAAKDKLTELQLRARQLLDQVEQIQKEQDYQRYREERFRLTSESTNQRVLWWSIAQTVILILTGIWQMRHLKSFFEAKKLV